The proteins below come from a single Vicinamibacteria bacterium genomic window:
- a CDS encoding metal ABC transporter permease, translated as MLELLLAPLVACLILTGIHAYLGLHVIERKVLFVDLSLAQIAALGTAAGFVAGYDLDSDVSYFFSLAFTLLGAAIFSLTRMRHERVPQEAIIGITYAVAASASILVLVRSAEGAERVKSMLVGSILFVDWHDIVKIGILYGLVGIFHYVFRDRFLTISLDPENAFDAGIPVRLWDFWFYASFGFVVTSSVRIAGVLLVFSFLVVPAVAGVLLARSVSGRLAAGWATGVVVSCLGLYMSVVLDLPTGAAVVVTFGVVLVIIALAKLILTQLGVFPVDADLHRARVVTTDAPRGSG; from the coding sequence TAGCTCCGCTCGTCGCCTGTCTGATCCTCACCGGAATCCACGCCTATCTCGGGCTCCACGTGATAGAGCGGAAGGTCCTTTTCGTCGACCTGTCGCTCGCCCAGATTGCCGCTCTGGGTACGGCCGCGGGTTTCGTCGCTGGCTACGACCTGGATTCCGACGTGAGCTATTTCTTTTCGTTGGCCTTCACCTTGCTAGGGGCAGCGATCTTCAGTCTCACGCGTATGCGACACGAACGGGTTCCCCAGGAGGCCATCATCGGCATCACCTACGCCGTTGCCGCTTCGGCGAGCATTCTGGTCCTGGTGCGGAGCGCAGAAGGGGCGGAGCGAGTGAAGAGCATGCTCGTGGGTAGCATCCTGTTCGTCGACTGGCACGACATCGTGAAGATCGGCATCTTGTACGGACTCGTTGGGATCTTTCACTACGTGTTTCGCGACCGGTTCCTCACGATATCCCTGGATCCGGAGAACGCGTTCGATGCGGGCATTCCCGTTCGGCTCTGGGATTTCTGGTTCTACGCGTCTTTCGGCTTCGTCGTTACGAGCTCGGTTCGGATCGCGGGCGTGCTCCTCGTATTTTCGTTCCTGGTGGTTCCCGCGGTCGCTGGAGTCCTCCTCGCTCGTAGCGTCTCAGGTCGGCTCGCGGCGGGCTGGGCGACGGGCGTCGTCGTTAGTTGTCTGGGGCTGTACATGTCGGTCGTCCTCGATCTTCCAACGGGTGCGGCGGTCGTCGTGACTTTTGGCGTGGTTTTGGTGATCATAGCGCTCGCCAAGTTGATATTGACCCAGCTTGGAGTGTTCCCCGTCGATGCCGATCTGCATAGGGCAAGGGTCGTAACGACGGATGCGCCACGAGGTTCGGGCTGA
- a CDS encoding cytochrome c3 family protein, whose product MPRISWLIAAVGLFLCASVNVRAQQSRCADCHFANLQAAPEPEHLADWEHSPHGRNGVGCERCHGGDPTTFESFLAHSGILNSRNPASPAHRSNLPKTCGACHVGPFVAFQKSRHYELLQAGERRGPTCTTCHDSVAARLLSPRSLESQCDSCHGDGGVSPNPEYAPQGRILLEQVREVRELLSSARHLIRHVRDEARRSSFEKSYE is encoded by the coding sequence TTGCCTCGCATCAGCTGGCTAATCGCAGCCGTGGGTCTTTTTCTGTGCGCCAGTGTCAACGTCAGGGCTCAGCAGAGTCGCTGCGCCGACTGCCATTTTGCGAATCTGCAGGCCGCCCCCGAGCCGGAGCATCTAGCCGACTGGGAACATTCGCCTCACGGCCGGAACGGCGTGGGCTGCGAACGCTGCCATGGAGGCGACCCCACGACGTTCGAGTCCTTCCTCGCCCACTCCGGGATTCTCAACAGTCGGAACCCCGCCAGTCCGGCGCACCGTTCCAATCTTCCCAAGACCTGCGGGGCCTGTCACGTGGGTCCGTTCGTGGCGTTCCAGAAGAGCCGCCACTACGAGCTCCTTCAAGCGGGCGAGCGCCGTGGACCGACCTGCACTACGTGCCACGATTCCGTTGCCGCTCGCCTGCTCTCTCCCCGCTCCCTCGAAAGCCAGTGTGACAGCTGCCATGGTGATGGCGGCGTTTCTCCGAATCCGGAATACGCACCCCAGGGACGGATCTTGCTCGAGCAGGTTCGGGAGGTTCGCGAGCTCTTGTCTTCCGCGAGGCACCTGATCCGCCATGTAAGAGACGAGGCGCGCCGTTCATCCTTTGAAAAGAGTTACGAGTAA
- a CDS encoding VOC family protein, which yields MGIVRRVDRVAFAVGDLDAARDFFQNVLGADFGPVQDIEEFKFRCQPFELGSYRMELVAPYDATSPLSHFLMKHSQGFHHLTCEVDDLDEAIEALEQRGIEVVSRKRHEDEGMPGGGAFIDPRQAFGVLIQLVQRKKA from the coding sequence ATGGGTATCGTCAGGAGAGTCGATCGGGTGGCGTTCGCGGTCGGTGATTTGGACGCCGCGAGGGATTTCTTTCAGAACGTGCTGGGTGCCGACTTCGGGCCGGTCCAGGACATCGAGGAGTTCAAGTTTCGCTGCCAGCCCTTCGAGCTCGGGTCCTATCGCATGGAGCTCGTGGCGCCCTATGACGCCACGAGCCCGCTGTCTCACTTCTTGATGAAGCACTCGCAAGGATTTCATCACCTCACCTGCGAGGTGGACGATCTCGACGAGGCGATCGAGGCGCTCGAGCAGCGAGGTATCGAAGTCGTTTCCCGTAAGCGCCACGAGGACGAAGGGATGCCCGGGGGAGGGGCCTTCATCGATCCACGCCAGGCATTCGGCGTTCTGATCCAACTGGTGCAGAGGAAAAAAGCCTGA